The following is a genomic window from Bacillota bacterium.
CGGCACACCTTGTGCGTTCGCCGCCAGAAAGATACATTCCTGCCATGTTTAGTTCACCAAAATAATCAATTACGATTTTAACGGTCAATGGGCTGCGCCGGCCAACCGAGCGCGCCCGGCACGGTACGCACCCAGCGGCCTTCCTCGTCCAGCGTTCCCGCCAGCAGGAACGGATCGTGGTAGAAGGTCAGCCACCATCCCTTCCGCTTCGCTTCGCCGAGCCAGCGCTCTTTCTGCGCGACGCTCGTCAGCGGGAAATTGTCGTAGCTCATAATCCACAGCGGATTGCTGTGCGCGTGGGTGGGCAAAAGGTCCCCCATGTGGAGCACGGTCTCGCCGCCGGCCTCGATGCGGACGATCTGGTGCCCGTGGGTGTGGCCGCCGGTCTTGTGCACGTACACGCCCGGCGCCACTTCCGCGTCGCCGTCCACCGTCTCCACGAGCCCCGCCTCCAGCAACGGCCGCCAGTTTTCGGGCCAGTACCCGGCGCGGGTGCGGCTGTCGGGATGCAGGGCGGCCTCCCACTCAGCCTCTTGTACGATGTACCGCGCGCGCCGGAACGACGGCACGATCCGCTCCTCCGCCCCCGCCGGCGAGCTCCCGCCGTTTCCCTCGCCCTCGCCGCCCGGCGCCCGCCGGGTCGCGCCGCCCGCGTGATCCCAGTCCATGTGGGTCAGAATCACGAGATCGACGTCGTCGGCCGTCAGGCCCAGCGCCGCGAGCGACTCGTCCAGCGCCCACTCCTCGTGGACGTGAAAATTGCGCCGCTGCTTGGCGTTTAGCTTATCGCCCAGCCCGGTGTCGACGAGAATGCGGTGCGTGGGCGTCAGCACCAGCAAAGGATATGCTTGCATCGGAATGCTGTTGTCTTCTTCGTGCGGATACCGTTTGGACCAGAGGGGCTTGGGGACGGGGCCGAACATGGCCCCGCCGTCCAGCCGAAACCGGCCGCCCCTGAGCCACACGATGCGCACGTCGCCCAGCGTCAGCATCGCCGGCGCCCCCCGACCGCGCGGCGCTACTCGTACAGCTTCGCGACTTGCTCCTGGTCCAGCTTCTTCACCAGCGCGGTGACGAGCCGGGCCGCCGCCTCGAAGTCGTCGCGGTGCATGACCGCGGCATGGGTGTGGATGTAGCGGGTCGGCACGCCGATGCAGACGGCGGCCGCGCCCCGGCCGAAAAGGTGCATGCGCCCCGCGTCGGTGGCGCCGCCAGGCATGACGTCGAACTGCAGCGGGATGCCTTCCTCCTTGGCCGTGTCGATGATCAGGTCCCGCAGCTTGACGTTGGGAATGAGCGACGCGTCGTACAGCAGCAGCGTAGGCCCGCCACCCAGCTTGGCTTGGGCTTCCTCCGGCTTCATCCCCGGCACGTCGCCGGCGATGGCCACCTCCAGCGCGATGCCCACGTCGGGCTCCACCGCAAAGGAGCTGGTCTGCGCGCCCCGCAGGCCCACTTCCTCCTGCACGGTGCCGACACCGTACACCGTATTCGGATGGTCCACGCCCTGCAGCCGCTTCAGCACCTCAATGACCAGCGCGCAGCCCACCCGGTTGTCCAGCGCCTTGGCCATAATGTACTTGCCGTTGGCCATCACCGTGAACGGGCTGTACGGAACGATGGGGTCGCCCGGCCGCACGCCCAGCTCCATGGCTTCCTCCTTGCTGGAGGCCCCGATGTCGATGAACATGTCTTTCTTCTCCACGACCTTCTTGCGGTCGTCGGGCGGGAGCACGTGCGGCGGCTTGGAGCCGATGACGCCCACGACGTCGCCCTTGCAGGTCTTGACCACGACTCGCTGCCCCATCAGGACCTGGTCCCACCAGCCGCCCAGGGGCTGGAAGCGCAGGAACCCGTCCTCGGTGATGAGCTGCACCATGAAGCCGATCTCGTCCAGGTGGCCCGCCAGCATAATCTTGGGCGCGTCGGACGTGCCGCGCTTTCTGGCGATGACGCTGCCGAGCCGGTCGCGGCTCAGCTCGCCCAAAGGCGCCAGGTAGCGCTCCATCACCTGGCGCGCCTCCCGCTCGAAGCCCGGCACGCCTGCGGCCTCGGTCAGGTCCTTGAGCATCTGCAAGGTCTCATCCATGAGCCGGTCCCGTCCTTTCACGCGATTTTCGTCCCCACGGGCACTTCCGTGTCGGGCGCCAGCAGCACGACGCCGTCTTCGGCCATCGCGCCCAGCACCAGCACTTCCGACACAAACGTCGCAATCTGCTTGGGCGGAAAGTTGACGACAGCCACCACCAGCCGGCCCACCAGGTCCTCCTTCTTGTACTTGTCGGTAATCTGGGCGCTGGAACGCTTGATCCCCAACGGGCCGAAGTCGATGGTCAGCTTGTAGGCGGGCTTGCGCGCTTCGGGAAAGTCCTGGACCTCGAGAACGCGCCCTACCCGCATGTCGATCTTAAGAAAATCTTGCCAGGTGGCGGTGCCCGGCGCCGCGCTGGCCGCCGTGCCGGTTCCCGTGGTCTGGTGGCTCATGATTTTCCCCTCCCTGGTCCGTTTCCCTTCCCCACGGTCTCTTTCACTTGGCCTTCGGGTCCAGCGCGTCCCGCAGGCCGTCGCCCAGCAAGTTGAACGCGTACACAGTGATGAAGATGGCCAGACCCGGCGCGAACACCAGGTGCGGCGCCTGGTAAATGTGAGCCCGCGCGTAGTTCATCATGGAGCCCCACGACGGCGCCGGCGGCTGCGCCCCCAGGCCCAGGAACGACAGCGTCGTCTCGGCCATAATGGCGCCCGCCACGCCCATGGTCAGCGTGATGATGATGGGCGCCGTCACCTGGGGCAAGATGTGGCGGAACAAGATGCGAGCGTTGGAGCTGCCCATGGCGCGGGCGGCCTCTACGAACTCCTGGTTGCGGTACTGCAGCACTTGCCCGCGGATCAGCCGCGCCATGTCCGCCCAGCCGACCAGGCCCAGCGCGATAAAGATTGTATACAGCCCCGGCCCCAGCGCCACCGCCACGCCGATGGCCACGAACAGGCTCGGCAAGGCGTCCACGATCTCCGCCAGCCGCATGATGAGCAGGTCAATCCACGTGCCGGCGAAGTATCCGGCCAGCGCCCCCAGGCCGACGCCCAGGATGAGCGTCACGATGCGGGATGTCAGGCCGACGCCCAGGGAAAGGCGGGCGCCGTAGACGATGCGGCTAAACACGTCGCGCCCGGAGGAGTCGGTGCCCAGCCAATGGTCTTTGCTCGGCGGCTGCAGCCTGTTGCGCAGGTTGTAGTCGTTGATCGGATCGTACGGCGCAATCCACGGCGCGAAGACGGCCACCAGCACCAGCAAGACCACGAGCCCCAGGCCGAACAGGGAGACGCGGTCTTTGCGCAGCCGCTTCCACGCCAGTACGGCCGGGCTCTGGCTGCGATATTCTCTCTCGGCGACCGCCTCCGCGCCCGCCGCGAAGACTCGTTCGGACATCCGCTTCCCTCCCCTTCGTCCGGCATCGGACAAGCCGAGCACGAGGCGCTCCCACCGCGGGCGCCGGGGGCTCCCGCATCGCGGCCGACGGGCGTTCCCGCGCCGCGGCTCCCGGCCCGCACCGCGGGCGCCGGGCCGCCGGGCTACTCGTAGCGCACCCGCGGATCGATGAGCGCGTACGCCGCGTCAATCAGCAGGTTCGCGGCGGCGAAGACCACCGCCTGGAACACGAACATCGCCATGATGACGGGCAGATCCCGCGCGAACACTGCATCCAGCGTATAGCTGCCGATGCCCGGCAAGGCGAAGATCGTCTCGGTCAGGGCCGATCCCACCAGCAGGCTGCTCAGGGAGCCGCCCAGCGTGGTGACGATGGGAATGAGCGCGTTGCGCAGCGCGTGCCGGTACACCACCAGCCGCTCACTGAGGCCTTTCGCCCGTGCCGTGCGGATAAACTCTTCGCCCAGCACTTCCAGCATCACGGCCCGCACCAGCCGCGCCTGATACGCCGCAATGCCTGTACCGAGCACGAACGCGGGCATCAGGAAGTCCCGCCAGCTGCCGTCGTTCAAGCCCGACACGGGCAGCCAGCGCAGCCAGACGCCGAAAATGTACTGCATCGCCAGGCCCTGAAAGATGACGGGCGTGCACACGCCCAGCAGCGACACGTTGCGGATGACGCCGTCTATCCACGTGCCTTTGTGGGTCGCGGCCCAGATGCCCGCCGGGATGCCCAGCACGATCGCGAACAGCATGGAATACAGCGACAGCCGTACGGTCACCGGGAAGCGGGCCTGGATGCTCTCGGCGATGGAACGACCGGTGATGAACGACCGGCCCAGGTCGCCGCGCACCGCCTTGCCGATCCAGTTGAGGTATTGGATGGGCAGCGGCTGGTCCAGGCCCAGCTCGGCGCGAAGGCGCGCCACCGTCTCGGGTGACGCCCGCTCGCCCACCATGATAAGCACGGGGTCGCCGGGTACGATGTAGAAGAGGATGAACGTGAAAACCGAAACGCCGATAAGTACAGGAATGACCAGCAGCAAGCGGCGCAGGAAATAGCGCGACATGAAGCGATGCTCCCCGAAAACGGCCTGCGTGCCGAGCGGCCGGGCGCGAAGGGCCCGGCCGCGTCGAACCAATGCAGTATCAAGGCTGGCGTTACTGGTCGAGCCAGACCTTCGTCATCTTGTTGGCGTTAAAGATCCGATACAGCTCGTAGCCCCGCACCTCGGGCCGGATCGCGACCCACGACTGCCCGTAGAACAAGAAGACGCGCGGCGCCTGCTCCAAGATCAGGTCTTCGATCTGGTGATACAGCTGGATGCGCCTGTCGCGGTCGGTCTCCGCCTGGGCCAGCTCAATCAGCCGGTCGACTTCAGGATGGCTGAAGCTGGTCCGGTTGCCGCCCGCGCCGAAGTTGTCGCTGTGGAACAGCGGATACAGGAAGTTCTCCGCGTCCGGATAGTCCGCCAGCCACGAGGCGTAGAACGCGTCTAGGGCGTTGCGAGTCGTGTCCTGCAAAATGGAGGGGAGATCGCGCAGCACGATCTCCATGTGGATGCCCGCCTCGGCCATCATCAGCTGAATGGGCTCGAACAGCTGCACGTTCACGTCGGCGTTGGCGATGTGCACCTCGAAGGTGAGCCCGTTCGGATACCCGGCTTCGGCCAGCAGCTGCCGCGCCTTGGCCGGATCGTACCCGTAGCCCACCAGATCAGGGCGGTAGCCGTCGAGGCCCGGCGGGATGGGGCCTTGCGCCGGAATGCGCGTGTACTGCACGACGGTTTCCGCGAGCAGCTCGCGGTCCACGGCCCAGCTGACGGCCTGGCGCACGCGGTAGTCGTCGAAGGGCGGCCGCGTCGCGTTGAGGCCGATGAAGTACAGGGTGAGGTCGTTGGTCGTCAGGATGTAGTCGCGATAGCGCGGGTCGCGCTGGAAACGGATCAGCGCGTCGGTGGTCAGCGCCGTCGCGTGCAGGTTGCCGGCTTCAAACTCCGCGATCCGCGTCGCCGCGTCGTTGATGATGCGGTACTGGATGCCGTCCAGGTACGGCCGGCCCTGGTGGTACCGCTCGTTGGCCGCGAAAATGATGCGGTCGCCGGGGTTGTAGCGAGCCAGCATGAACGGGCCCGTGCCGACCGGGTTGAACGCGTACTCGGTGCGCGGATCCGCGTATGACTCGATGACGCGGCGGTTGACGATGTGGGCCGCCGGCATGCCCAGCATGGTCAGGAACGGCGCGAACGGCTGCTCGAGCGTAATTTCGATGGTGTAGTCGTCGATGATGCGGATGCCGGTTACCTCGTCCGCCTCGCCCGCCATGAACTCCTTGGCGCCGGCGATGCGGTCCAGCACCCACGTGCGCGGCGAAAGGGTCGCAGGGTGCAGCACTCGCTCGAACGAGTACTTTACGTCGGCCGCGGTGAAGTGGTCGCCGTTGTGGAAATAGGCGTTGTCGACGAGATAGAACGTGTACGTCCGGCCGTCTTCGCTGATTTCCCAGCTCTTGGCCAAGTTGGGGATGACCCGTCCCTCGGTGTCGAACCCGACCAAGCCGTCATACAGCAGCGCCACCAGCGATCCGTCTACGCCCGTAACCGCGTAAGCAGGGTCGAGGGTCGGCGGATCATTGGCGATGGAGCCGTACCAAACGCCGCCGTACTTCGGCGTCTGCGCCAGCGCGGCCGGCGCCGCCGCCAGCACCAGCGCGGCCACCAACGACAACGCAAGGCCCAGCCGTCTCACGCTTACCCGACTCCTTTCCGTAAGTCCCAACATGGCTTCTCCTGCCGCGGAACCCACGCGGCGTCCCCGCGGGCGCGTTAATTACAACATTTCTCAATTCACACTCGGTCTCCTTCCCAAGGAAACATTTTCCATGCATCCGGTGTGAATATTTATTCAAGACCGGCGCAACAAGAAAGGGCGGGACAGCGCCCGCCCCCGTCGCAGGGTCTCGCGTCGGGACCCGTCGCCTCGGGTCCCGACTAGTGTCATGAGGTTCGCAGCCGTCAGGCTTGCGTCCGGGCACCCGCCGCGCCGGCGGGCTGCGCCGCCCGCCGGTCAGCCAGCGCCGGCTCCGGCATCACCTGCAAGCAGATGCACGCCAGCACGCCGAAAAGCAGCGTGATGATGGCGCTGTGCGCCATGACCGCCAGCCCGTTCAGGCGCGTCAGCACCGACAAGCCGCCGGCCAGCGCCTGGGCGATGATGAGCGCCAGCGACCACGCCGCCGCCCGGTAAATGTCGGGGCGGCGCTGCCGCTCCTTGGCGGCCAGGTAGAAGAGCCGTCCCACGACCAGCGCGCCGCCCAGCGCCGCCAGCCGGTGCAGGAACTGGATGCCTTCGGGGCCAAAAAGGTCGGCCGGGATTAGGCGGCCGTTGCACAGCGGCCAGTCGAGGCACGCCAGGTTGGAGTTGGTGTGCCGCACGTACGCACCGGTATATACGACCAGGTACACGACGAGAATGGTCACCCAGGCCCAGCGGCGCAGCTGGGGCGACACCGGCACATCCCGGCCCGTGCCCTGGCCGTGCAGCTGGTACAGGAGGACGCCGCTCAGCACGACTCCGGCGAAAGCCGTCAGCGACACGCCGAAGTGAATGGCCAGCAGCCAGTCCGGCTGCGGCGCCAGCACGACCCAGGCGCCCAGCGCCGACTGCAGCACCAGGAAAAACACGGACAAACCCGCAAACAGGCGCGCCTCGGGCCGCCAGCCGTAGTTCCGCCACATGACGATCGAAAGGGCCAGCACCAGAATGCCCGTAATGCCGGAGACGACCCGGTGGTTGTACTCGATGAGAGACGCCGTCGTGCCGTCGGGCAGCCACCGCCCGTGGCAAAGCGGCCACGACGCGCCGCATCCGTCGCCCGAGCCGGTCTGGCTAACCAGCGCGCCGGCGATCAACACGAGAAACATGCCGACGCCGGAAGCCCAGATCAGGGCCTTCAACCCCCGAGACAACGATGCAACACCGTCCTTGCCTAGTGAAATCCGCGTCGACACAGATTCTCCCTTTCCGGGGCCTTTCCTGCCCGCCGCGGCCCCGGCCGCCGGGTTCCCGGAAATTGGGACATTTGTCCCTCACGATGGTGACATCTTTCCCGCCGCAGCTGCCCGACGCCGTTCGCGGCGTTAGCCGGGAATGAGCAGCAGCTTGCCGGTCGTCGCGCGCCCTTCCAGCAGCCGGTGCGCTTCCGCGGCCTCCGCCAGCGGCAGCTCCCGGTCAGTGCGCACCTTGAGGGTTCCTTCCCGCACCCAGCGGAACAGGTCCCCCGCCCGCCACAAGAGCTCGTCGCGGCTCGCCGCGTAATGTCCAAGCGACGGGCGGGTCAGGAACAGCGAGCCGTGCTGGTTGAGCAGCTGGATATTGAGCGGTTCCACGGGCCCGCTGGACTGGCCGTATGACACCAGCATGCCCCGCGGCTTGAGCGAGCGCAGGCTGCCGGCGAACGTGGCGCGACCGACCGAGTCGTAGACCACGTCCACCCCTTGGCCGCCCGTCAGGCGCCGGATCTCCTCCGCAAAGTCCACTTGCGTGTACAAGATGACCTCGTCGGCGCCCGCTTCCTTGGCCAGCCGGGCCTTCTCCTCCGTTGACACGGTGCCGTACACCGTCGCGCCCCGCATCTTGGCGATCTGCACCAGCAGCAGCCCCACGCCGCCCGCCGCCGCGTGCACCAAAGCCCGCTGCCCAGGTTGCAGCGGGAACGTGCTGCAGGCCAAGTAATGGGCCGTCATGCCTTGCAGCATCAGCGCCGCGGCCTGCTTCGCCGACACGCCTTCGGGAACCGGTACGACCCGGTCCGCCGGCACGACGTGGTACTCCGCGTAACTGCCCCGCTGCATCGCGTAGGCGACCCGCGTGCCGACCTTCGGCTCCGTGACGCCCTCCCCCAGGGCGTCCACGATGCCGGCACCCTCCATGCCCGGCGTAAAGGGCAGCGGCAACGGGTAAAGCCCGGTCCGGTGGTACACGTCGATGTAGTTGACGCCGATGGCTTCCAGCTTCACCCGGACTTCGCCCGGCCCGGGCTCCGGCACGGGCAGCCGGCGCAGCTGCAGCACCTCCGGCCCGCCGTGCCGCTCCACCACCACGGCCTGCATCATCGCCTCGTCGCCTCCCTGCAAGCTGTTCGCGTTTTCGCCGTCCTCGGCGCCCCCAGGCGCCCCTTTCCCCGTCTCTATGCCGTCTTCCTCGTTTCCTTGCCGCTTTCTCCGTCTCCTTGTCACTTTCCCCGTCTTTTTGGCGCCTTTCCCGTCTCTTTGATGATAACGCCGGCCGGCTAGTCGCCACAAAAGGGCGGCATCGGCTCGCGGGGGAGGCGAGACCCGGCCGGTCCTCCGCGAGGACTCCCCGGCCGGCCGTCGAATGTAACAGTTAAGCCGGCAAACCACCGAACGGGAGGAGATGCCATGGAGCTCCAAGGCAAGCGCATCGCCATCCTGGCCGAGGACCAATACCAGGTGCTGGAGCTGTGGTATCCGCTATTGCGTTTCAAGGAGGCCGGGGCGGAAGTAACCGTCGTCGGCTCCGGGCGCTCCGACGTGCACCAGAGCAGCAACGGGTACCCGGTCAAGGTCGACGCCAAAGCTGCGGACGTGAAGGCCGCGGACTTCGACGCCGTCGTCATCCCGGGCGGCTATGCGCCGGATCGGATGCGGGTCAACGAAGACATGGTGCGGCTCGTCCGGGAGGCGTACGAGCAGGGCAAGGTGGTTGCGGCCATCTGCCAC
Proteins encoded in this region:
- a CDS encoding heme A synthase, which translates into the protein MKALIWASGVGMFLVLIAGALVSQTGSGDGCGASWPLCHGRWLPDGTTASLIEYNHRVVSGITGILVLALSIVMWRNYGWRPEARLFAGLSVFFLVLQSALGAWVVLAPQPDWLLAIHFGVSLTAFAGVVLSGVLLYQLHGQGTGRDVPVSPQLRRWAWVTILVVYLVVYTGAYVRHTNSNLACLDWPLCNGRLIPADLFGPEGIQFLHRLAALGGALVVGRLFYLAAKERQRRPDIYRAAAWSLALIIAQALAGGLSVLTRLNGLAVMAHSAIITLLFGVLACICLQVMPEPALADRRAAQPAGAAGARTQA
- a CDS encoding peptidase M28, with the translated sequence MDETLQMLKDLTEAAGVPGFEREARQVMERYLAPLGELSRDRLGSVIARKRGTSDAPKIMLAGHLDEIGFMVQLITEDGFLRFQPLGGWWDQVLMGQRVVVKTCKGDVVGVIGSKPPHVLPPDDRKKVVEKKDMFIDIGASSKEEAMELGVRPGDPIVPYSPFTVMANGKYIMAKALDNRVGCALVIEVLKRLQGVDHPNTVYGVGTVQEEVGLRGAQTSSFAVEPDVGIALEVAIAGDVPGMKPEEAQAKLGGGPTLLLYDASLIPNVKLRDLIIDTAKEEGIPLQFDVMPGGATDAGRMHLFGRGAAAVCIGVPTRYIHTHAAVMHRDDFEAAARLVTALVKKLDQEQVAKLYE
- a CDS encoding NADPH:quinone reductase translates to MQAVVVERHGGPEVLQLRRLPVPEPGPGEVRVKLEAIGVNYIDVYHRTGLYPLPLPFTPGMEGAGIVDALGEGVTEPKVGTRVAYAMQRGSYAEYHVVPADRVVPVPEGVSAKQAAALMLQGMTAHYLACSTFPLQPGQRALVHAAAGGVGLLLVQIAKMRGATVYGTVSTEEKARLAKEAGADEVILYTQVDFAEEIRRLTGGQGVDVVYDSVGRATFAGSLRSLKPRGMLVSYGQSSGPVEPLNIQLLNQHGSLFLTRPSLGHYAASRDELLWRAGDLFRWVREGTLKVRTDRELPLAEAAEAHRLLEGRATTGKLLLIPG
- a CDS encoding protease; its protein translation is MELQGKRIAILAEDQYQVLELWYPLLRFKEAGAEVTVVGSGRSDVHQSSNGYPVKVDAKAADVKAADFDAVVIPGGYAPDRMRVNEDMVRLVREAYEQGKVVAAICHAGWVLVSAGILKGKRATCVSNIKDDIINAGATYVDEEVVVDGNIITSRTPPDLPAFCREIIKALAK
- a CDS encoding tRNA-binding protein, encoding MSHQTTGTGTAASAAPGTATWQDFLKIDMRVGRVLEVQDFPEARKPAYKLTIDFGPLGIKRSSAQITDKYKKEDLVGRLVVAVVNFPPKQIATFVSEVLVLGAMAEDGVVLLAPDTEVPVGTKIA
- a CDS encoding ABC transporter permease, translated to MSERVFAAGAEAVAEREYRSQSPAVLAWKRLRKDRVSLFGLGLVVLLVLVAVFAPWIAPYDPINDYNLRNRLQPPSKDHWLGTDSSGRDVFSRIVYGARLSLGVGLTSRIVTLILGVGLGALAGYFAGTWIDLLIMRLAEIVDALPSLFVAIGVAVALGPGLYTIFIALGLVGWADMARLIRGQVLQYRNQEFVEAARAMGSSNARILFRHILPQVTAPIIITLTMGVAGAIMAETTLSFLGLGAQPPAPSWGSMMNYARAHIYQAPHLVFAPGLAIFITVYAFNLLGDGLRDALDPKAK
- a CDS encoding ABC transporter substrate-binding protein; this encodes MLGLTERSRVSVRRLGLALSLVAALVLAAAPAALAQTPKYGGVWYGSIANDPPTLDPAYAVTGVDGSLVALLYDGLVGFDTEGRVIPNLAKSWEISEDGRTYTFYLVDNAYFHNGDHFTAADVKYSFERVLHPATLSPRTWVLDRIAGAKEFMAGEADEVTGIRIIDDYTIEITLEQPFAPFLTMLGMPAAHIVNRRVIESYADPRTEYAFNPVGTGPFMLARYNPGDRIIFAANERYHQGRPYLDGIQYRIINDAATRIAEFEAGNLHATALTTDALIRFQRDPRYRDYILTTNDLTLYFIGLNATRPPFDDYRVRQAVSWAVDRELLAETVVQYTRIPAQGPIPPGLDGYRPDLVGYGYDPAKARQLLAEAGYPNGLTFEVHIANADVNVQLFEPIQLMMAEAGIHMEIVLRDLPSILQDTTRNALDAFYASWLADYPDAENFLYPLFHSDNFGAGGNRTSFSHPEVDRLIELAQAETDRDRRIQLYHQIEDLILEQAPRVFLFYGQSWVAIRPEVRGYELYRIFNANKMTKVWLDQ